A genomic window from Aythya fuligula isolate bAytFul2 chromosome 15, bAytFul2.pri, whole genome shotgun sequence includes:
- the PPL gene encoding periplakin produces the protein MHSLFRKRNKGKYSPSVQKKSISSKELTELIERLQKNADQVEKNIVETDSRMQNDLHKIKACQQAQYKELTAQKLTESDKLLYVLDGDAAIARHMKHPQGDMITEDIRQLKERVANLRVKHDQIYNFSLQHIEPQVNWSTVIEEKQDALCGKGFGTDLPLVNSQVEEHNIFHNEVMAIGPHVTKEGTKEYVSDLQTKYQKLLASSQQRQQDLNALQDYMQRCTNKLYWLDQQAKDRTHYDWSDHNLDYPSRRRQYENFIHRKLEEKEEAINKLHADGDQLLAQNHPGKNAIEAHIEAVHADWKEYLNFLICEESHLKFMEDFHKFQKDAKDAQDLLKKVDTDLDQKYSPEFKDRYQLESLLRELDDQEKALDKYDAVVRSLQERSQHVLPLRHRRQPPPQPVPVEALCEYEGEQGQITRGAHYTLQKNSGDVWEVTDSTGDAISAPGVCFMIPPPDPEVVALADQIADSFVSMKEKTANCKNILQQRYEGLKADSIGDAASVQGRQLLAGLEKVHSDLDKLEKAITANLRPPLEQSRAVQDSTERSKDLKNITNEVRRIEPEKMRKIQECEVFIESVPNTGSATLVKNKVENTTKKYERVVQLLSAAQEKVEVATHLEKSLQQGRDLLSTYENKLVTDDTVPEDLRVIDRKKEELLAMGSELQSKRFLLNEAEQNLLRTKTCSNTLASKFQEHCPDIERQEAELYKLNQRFNNLSKQIDHRTQTLQKARSAYSNYRTNYDKINQFLCNIPNYEPQETDNIQQVEVKLKNQVALLGDIASKEQEVQKVSTTAQQYQQAVKDYELEAEKLRSILDLESGRNGYTSKKPRLQSPAAKVKEEEAVLAAKFTEVNAVNKQRLQNLEFAQNLLRQQPDVQVTQEFVQTKKSGRPMEEVWKLKKELEDETQRRQQLEAEIKAIQNNIVHLQNQKPQETVVKKELVKKVPDPQLEESFHKLQQNLAEEQRKNQVLQDELEALKIRLRVLEHEKREGGQEYIVKEVLRIEQDKAQADEILRLKEELEELRRQEGTRENEVNMLRQQIAVLSSEKNKEQEKVTEKEVLKLQNDPQLEMEFRMLQENKQRESALRQKHEEELSFLQEKLKRLEKERAIAEGKITVKEVLKVEKDLTIEREVNELRRQYEDEKSKGRSNEREKAELLRKIQLLEEENAKVVVQEKVREIVRPDPKAENEVANLRLELVEQERRYRGGDEQLKSCQNELAALRNRGPLVEVKEVIKEVIKYKNDPETEKELQRLREEIIERTGAIERADLEIYQLKQEIQALKDTKPQVHTKEVVQEILQFREDPKTREEVESLRVQLAEEQMKHIDLERERLLQEEKVRQKEEELSQVKEKVVQQEVVKYEQDPALKAEVNSFSQSIESELKQIDSLREELRKLQRRRSELERQLEELEKERQARREAELEVQRLKIRLNELEEQERETTERVTVKQKVILQQDPQQEKEHSLLKLELEEEKHRRQVLQTELEALRKKLLSLEKMEVKEKVVFSESVQVDKGDTEYEIQKLKSNLEEESRRKRELDADINRLETRLSEVEFNNSKSSKELDLLREENHKLHLEKQNLLMETRRLQSEIELTATEARDLRNMTHMDSGINLDSRFQALERELDELKQLSREKDAEIEQLQNRLKTVAIKREQRENHLRRSIVVIDPDTGKEMSPEEAHVLGLIEWSLFVKLKSQECDWEEISIKGPNGESSVILDRKSGREFSIEDALKSGRLTMAQYNCYLNKQMSIQELAVLVSGSNYTALPPL, from the exons catCTCCAGCAAAGAGCTGACCGAGCTCATAGAGCGCCTGCAGAAAAATGCTGACCAGGTGGAGAAAAACATCGTGGAGACCGACTCCCGCATGCAGAAT GACTTGCACAAGATCAAGGCCTGCCAGCAAGCTCAGTACAAGGAGCTCACGGCTCAGAAGCTCACCGAGTCGGACAAGCTGCTCTACGTGCTGGATGGGGACGCGGCCATCGCCAGGCACATGAAGCACCCCCAAGGGGACATGATCACAGAAGA CATCCGGCAGCTGAAGGAACGAGTGGCGAACTTACGCGTGAAGCACGACCAGATCTACAacttctccctgcagcacatTGAGCCCCAGGTCAACTGGTCCACGGTGATCGAGGAGAAACAG GACGCGCTATGTGGCAAGGGCTTCGGGACTGACCTGCCGCTGGTCAACAGCCAGGTAGAAGAGCACAACATCTTCCACAACGAGGTCATGGCCATCGGCCCGCACGTCACCAAGGAAGGCACCAAG GAATACGTGAGCGACCTGCAAACCAAGTACCAGAAACTGCTG GCCAGCtcgcagcagcggcagcaggaCCTGAACGCGCTGCAGGACTACATGCAGCGCTGCACCAACAAGCTCTACTGGCTGGATCAGCAGGCGAAGGACCGCACGCACTACGACTGGAGCGACCACAACCTGGACTACCCAAGCCGGCGCCGCCAGTACGAG AACTTCATCCATCggaagctggaggagaaggaggaggccATCAACAAGCTGCACGCGGACGGGGACCAGCTGCTGGCCCAGAACCACCCCGGGAAGAACGCCATCGAG GCGCACATCGAGGCAGTCCATGCCGACTGGAAGGAGTACCTCAACTTCCTGATCTGCGAGGAGAGCCACCTGAAGTTCATGGAGGACTTCCACAAG TTTCAGAAAGATGCCAAGGATGCCCAGGATCTCTTGAAGAAGGTGGATACAGACCTGGACCAAAAATACAGCCCCGAGTTCAAGGACAGATACCAGCTCGAGTCGCTGCTCAGGGAGCTGGAT GACCAGGAGAAGGCCTTGGACAAGTACGATGCCGTGGTGCGGTCGCTGCAGGAGCGCAGCCAGCACGTCCTGCCCCTGCGGCACCGCCGGCAGCCGCCGCCGCAGCCTGTCCCCGTGGAGGCTCTGTGCGAGTACGAGGGCGAGCAG GGCCAGATAACCCGCGGAGCCCACTACACCCTGCAGAAGAACAGCGGGGACGTCTGGGAGGTGACAGACAGCACTGGAGACGCCATCAGCGCCCCGGGCGTCTGCTTCATGATCCCCCCTCCGGACCCGGAGGTGGTAGCGCTGGCAGACCA AATCGCTGACAGCTTCGTGAGCATGAAGGAGAAGACTGCCAACTGCAAGAACATCCTGCAGCAGCGCTACGAGGGGCTGAAGGCCGACAGCATCGGAG ACGCTGCATCAGTTCAGGgccgccagctcctggcagggctggagaaAGTACACAGCgacctggacaagctggagaaaGCAATCACGGCCAACCTCCGCCCGCCCCTGGAACAGAGTCGGGCTGTGCAGGACAGCACCGAGCGCTCCAAGGACCTGAAG aaCATTACCAATGAGGTCCGTCGCATTGAACcagagaaaatgaggaagatCCAGGAGTGCGAGGTGTTCATTGAATCTGTGCCGAACACTGGCAGCGCCACCTTGGTGAAGAACAAGGTGGAGAACACCACCAAGAAGTACGAGCGCGTGGTCCAGCTGCTCAGCGCCGCCCAGGAGAA AGTTGAGGTGGCCACGCACCTCGAGAAGAGCCTCCAGCAGGGCCGAGACCTGCTGTCCACGTATGAGAACAAGCTGGTGACAGATGACACTGTGCCAGAGGATTTGCGCGTGATAGATCGCAAGAAAGAAGAGCTGCTG GCCATGGGCTCCGAGCTCCAATCCAAAAGGTTCCTGCTCAATGAAGCAGAGCAGAACTTGCTAAGGACAAAGACGTGCTCCAACACCCTGGCCAGCAAGTTCCAAGAGCACTGCCCTGACATCGAGCGGCAGGAAGCAGAGCTCTACAAACTCAACCAGCGCTTCAACAACCTCAGCAAACAAATTGACCACAG AACGCAGACCCTACAGAAAGCCAGGAGTGCCTATTCCAACTACCGCACCAACTATGACAAGATCAACCAGTTCCTTTGCAACATACCTAACTACGAGCCGCAGGAGACGGACAACATCCAGCAAGTGGAAGTGAAGCTGAAGAACCAAGTG GCGCTCCTCGGTGACATCGCAAGCAAGGAACAGGAGGTGCAGAAGGTCTCCACCACAGCTCAGCAATACCAGCAGGCAGTGAAG GACTACGAGCTGGAAGCGGAGAAGCTACGGTCCATCCTCGACCTAGAGAGTGGCCGGAACGGGTACACAAGCAAGAAGCCCAGGCTCCAGTCTCCAGCCGCAAAAGTAAAAGAGGAG GAAGCTGTTCTGGCAGCCAAGTTCACCGAAGTAAATGCTGTGAATAAACAGAGGCTGCAGAACCTGGAATTCGCTCAGAACCTCCTGCGGCAG CAACCAGATGTTCAAGTAACGCAAGAATTTGTCCAGACCAAGAAGTCTGGAAGGCCCATGGAAGAAGTCTGGAAGTTGAAGAAAGAGCTGGAGGATGAGACGCAGCGTCGGCAACAGCTGGAAGCCGAGATCAAAGCCATTCAGAACAACATTGTCCACCTGCAAAACCAGAAGCCCCAAGAAACGGTAGTTAAGAAGGAACTGGTGAAGAAAGTGCCTGACCCCCAGCTGGAGGAGAGCTTCCACAAGCTGCAGCAAAACCTAGCGGAAGAGCAGCGAAAGAACCAGGTGCTCCAGGATGAGCTGGAGGCCCTTAAAATCAGGCTGCGTGTTCTGGAGCACgagaagagagaaggagggcaggagtaCATAGTGAAAGAGGTGTTGCGCATTGAACAAGACAAGGCTCAAGCTGATGAAATCCTGAGGCTCAAAGAAGAATTGGAAGAGCTCAGGAGGCAGGAAGGAACCAGAGAGAATGAGGTCAATATGCTACGCCAACAAATCGCTGTGCTGTCCAGCGAGAAGAacaaagagcaggagaaagTAACGGAGAAAGAGGTGCTGAAGCTGCAGAACGATCCCCAGCTGGAGATGGAGTTCCGGATGTTGCAAGAGAACAAGCAGAGGGAGAGTGCCCTTAGGCAGAAGCATGAGGAAGAGCTCAGCTTCCTCCAGGAGAAGCTCAAACGCCTTGAGAAAGAACGGGCCATCGCTGAGGGCAAAATTACTGTCAAGGAGGTGCTGAAGGTGGAGAAAGACCTGACCATTGAGAGAGAGGTGAACGAGCTCCGGCGCCAGTACGAAGATGAGAAATCCAAGGGTCGTTCCAACGAGCGGGAAAAGgctgagctgctcaggaagatccagctgctggaggaagagaaCGCCAAGGTGGTTGTACAGGAGAAGGTGCGTGAGATTGTGCGCCCAGACCCTAAGGCTGAAAATGAAGTTGCCAACCTCCGTTTGGAGCTGGTAGAGCAGGAGAGGAGGTACCGGGGTGGTGACGAGCAACTAAAGAGCTGCCAGAATGAATTGGCTGCTCTGAGGAACAGAGGGCCACTGGTAGAAGTCAAAGAAGTCATTAAGGAGGTCATTAAGTACAAGAACGATCCAGAAACTGAAAAGGAGCTACAGCGACTCCGCGAGGAAATCATAGAGAGGACAGGAGCAATTGAGAGAGCTGACCTTGAGATCTACCAGCTGAAACAAGAGATCCAAGCTTTGAAAGATACCAAACCCCAAGTGCACACAAAGGAAGTTGTTCAAGAAATTCTGCAGTTCCGCGAAGACCCCAAGACTAGAGAGGAGGTCGAGTCCCTGAGAGTGCAGCTAGCAGAGGAACAGATGAAGCACATTGACCTGGAAAGGGAGCGGCTACTCCAAGAAGAGAAGGTAAGGCAGAAGGAGGAAGAGCTTTCCCAGGTGAAGGAGAAAGTGGTCCAGCAGGAGGTAGTGAAGTACGAGCAAGATCCTGCCCTGAAAGCTGAAGTCAACTCCTTCTCGCAGAGTATTGAGAGTGAGCTGAAGCAAATTGATTCCCTCCGTGAAGAGCTCCGCaagctgcagaggaggaggtcTGAGCTAGAGCGTCAGCTGGAAGAACTCGAGAAAGAGAGACAGGCCCGCAGAGAGGCAGAACTGGAAGTGCAGAGGCTGAAAATTAGGTTGAATGAGTTAGAAGaacaggagagagaaacaaCAGAACGAGTAACTGTGAAACAGAAAGTGATCCTTCAGCAAGATCCCCAGCAAGAGAAGGAGCACTCCCTCCTCAAGCTGGagctagaagaagaaaagcaccGGAGACAAGTCTTGCAAACTGAACTGGAAGCCCTAAGAAAGAAGCTTCTTTCTTTGGAGAAGATGGAGGTCAAAGAGAAAGTGGTCTTTTCAGAGAGCGTCCAAGTGGACAAAGGAGACACGGAGTATGAGATTCAAAAGCTGAAGAGCAacctggaggaggagagcaggcgTAAGAGGGAGCTAGATGCAGATATCAATAGGCTTGAAACCAGGCTGTCCGAGGTGGAATTCAACAACTCTAAGTCGTCAAAGGAGCTAGACTTATTAAGAGAGGAAAACCACAAACTACACCTTGAAAAACAGAATCTGCTGATGGAAACAAGGAGACTGCAGTCAGAGATTGAACTCACGGCAACAGAAGCTCGGGATTTGAGAAACATGACCCACATGGACAGTGGAATAAACCTGGACTCAAGATTCCAAGCTCTGGAAAGAGAGTTAGATGAGCTGAAGCAGTTATCCAGAGAAAAAGATGCAGAGATCGAGCAACTCCAGAATCGCCTCAAGACGGTGGCTATCAAGAGGGAACAGAGAGAGAACCACCTGAGGCGCTCCATTGTGGTTATTGATCCCGACACAGGCAAGGAAATGTCTCCAGAGGAAGCTCACGTGCTTGGCCTCATTGAATGGAGCCTGTTTGTCAAGCTGAAGAGCCAGGAATGTGACTGGGAAGAGATCTCAATAAAGGGTCCCAATGGGGAATCCTCCGTGATCCTCGACAGGAAATCTGGTAGGGAGTTTTCAATTGAGGATGCCTTGAAGAGTGGAAGGCTGACCATGGCTCAGTACAACTGTTACCTCAACAAGCAGATGTCGATCCAGGAGTTGGCAGTCTTGGTGTCCGGAAGCAATTACACAGCGCTCCCTCCACTCTAG